CTCAGAAGTCGACGATGGTTGAGTGTGCGCCGCACCGCAACCCCCGCTCGGCCTCGCGACCGCGGAGCGGGTGGCATGGACGGGGTAAGGCCGCATCAGGCCTCCCGCGGGCCCGGGACACTTTCGCCGGACGGTGTTCCGGGCTCTGCCCTGTCCACGGCCCGTCCGCACGGTGACCGTTGGACCTGCCCTCCCGGGGCCTTACCGCAGCGTGGCCGTCAGGCTCCGGCCGTAAGCGTGGCGGGTGGTGACCTCGACGCGGGTGCCGCCGGGGACGCGGTGGACGCCGACGCCGTCGTCCGCCGTGACCGTGCGCAGCGGCCTGCCGTGCACCGTGATGGTGACCGTGTCCCGGTGCGTGGTCGGATCGCAGACGGCGAGCGAGAGCGCACCGTCACGGCCCTCCCGCAGCAGGACGGACGCCGGTCCGTCGACCGTGAGCCGCCGGCCCACCCGGTGCGTGCCGGGTACGAAGGCGTTGGCGGCGAGGAGGCCGAGGCCGGTGTGCTCGACGGCCTGGAGCCGGGGAGTGTTGGCGAGCACGGTCAGCGGTTCGTGCGCGTAGGCGCGCAGCCGCGCTTCGGTGGCGCCCGGCAGCAGCGCGTACGCCAGCGTGCCCTCGGGCGCGCCGGCGGTTTGCTCCACGCCGAGCCAGAAGACCTGCTTGGTGACCGAGGTCGCCGGGTTGGTGGTGTTGACGGCCTGCAGGCTCCGCGTGACGGTCTCCAAGGTTGCCGTCGGAGGCGCTGTCGGGGCCGGGGCCGGGTGGCCCGCGGCGCCGCCCCGGTTCCGGGGGCCGGTCAGGAAGGCGTAGCCGACGGCCGTGCGCCGGGTGTCGTTCGCGTACCGGAGCCAGGCGAGCGGGGCGCTGTGCCCGGCCGCCTGGGCTCCTGGGCCCGGCCAGGGCGTGCCGTCGGCGAACCGTCCCGTGAGGGCGAGCGTGTCCCCGGGTGCGGCGATGCGGCTGTCGACGGTGGTGGTCACCGCGCGCCCGGCCGGGTCGCCCACGCCCGCCGCGAGCACCACGATCTCGTCGTCGAGGAGGAACCACGACTTGGTGGCGGTGGCGTTCCGGTAGGCCACGAAGTCGCCGGGCAGCTCACCGGCCTGCTTCGCCGCCCAGGCGACGTCGTCGGACTGGACGAGGCCGGCTGCCGCGAGGTCGCCGAGCGTGGCGCCGCCGGAGAAGGCGTTGGTGCCGCGCGGGAAGTAGACGTACGTGTTCTGCGACTCGGAGGACGAGGTGAAGCCCGCGCCCGGGTTGTCGTACCACGCCGTGCCGTACAGCTCGGGCACCGTCTTGCGGGTCTCGACGGGTGCGGTGACACCGGCGAGGCGGTACGGCGGCACGACGGCGAAGTGAGCGGCGCCGTACGCCTCGGTCTGGTCCTGGCCGGAGAGGTAGAGGTAGTGCGCGCCGTCGCCCTGGAACCAGGGCATCAGGTTCTCGCCGCTCATGTACTCGTACTTGCTGATCCGCTCGGAGCTGCGGGCGAGCGCGAACGCGAAGCCGGGCCGGTGGTGCACGGTGCGCTCCATCGCGTGGAACGCGGCCGTGTACGACGCCTCCTTGAGGTCGTGGGCCGGCACGGAGGCGTCGGCGAGGATGTCGGCGTACCGGGCGATACTGACGGGGGAGACGAAGGTGGCCGGGTCGAGCGGGGCCTTCGTGGTGGCGTGAAGGTGCTTGACGTAGCCCCGCAGGGCGGTGGCGTCGGTGCCGGTGCTGTAGGCGGAGAGGTCCACGACCGCCTCCACGACGGTCGCGACGTCGCCGTAGCCGCTCTTGGAGCGTGACGCGCCGCGGCCCTTGACGGCCTCCATCATCCAGCCCTCGAAGATCAGCGGCGCGAATCCGTCCCTGACCCAGCCGCGCGCCACGGCCGCCGGGTCCGCGTCGCCGAGGTAGCCGGTGCCGTCCAGCAGCTTGACCGTCTGCACGACGCGGCTGAGCAGCCCGGTGCCGTACGTGCCGGTGTAGGCGACGGACGCGTGCTGGATGAAGGAGCCGTCCGCGTAGAAGCCGTCGGTGACACCGTGCTTCAGGTCGTACGGGTCGACGGTGGCGAGCACGGTGAGCTGGTCGGAGACCGCCTTGGAGATCCGCGCCGGGTCGTCGAGGACGGCGCCCTGGAGGACCCGGTTGGTGGTGATGTCGGCGAGGTTGGCGCCGGTGTGGAACCGCGAGTCGAGGTCGACGTCGCCGTCCTTGCCGTTGCGGAGGTAGCCGTCCATCGCGGCGACGTAGGTGGCGGTGAGGTCGGGCCGGTAGCCGGCTAGCGTGTCCCGGAGCAGCACGAGCGCCTTGCTGACGTGCTGCGAGATCCCGATCTCCCAGTTGAACCAGTTGCCGTAGTAACCCTTCGACTGGTCCCCGTAGTACTCGTCGTACAGCCGGGCGAGGCCGTCGATGACCCGGCGCCGGGTGTCCTCGTCGCCGTACAGGACGTCACCCGCCGGGGGAGTAGGGCCCGGCGGCGTGCTGGTGGCGAGCGCGATCTCGTAGAGGTACTGGAACGACCTCGTCAGGTTGGAGTCGCTGGTGCCGAGCGGCACGCCCGTGAAGAGTGCGCCGTCACCCTCGGGCGTCAGCAGGGCCAGCCGGTCGCGGGCCGTCTTCTGGATCGCGGCGACCTTGGCGGCGACGTCGGGCCGGGCGTTGGACTCCTCGGTGCCGGCGAGCATGGCGACGGTGTTGGCCAGCACGGCGGCCTCGTCGCCGCCGGCCTCGTCGGCGGCCGCGGCGCCCCGCGGGCCGGTCGCGGCTCCCGGGGCACGTGAGGCTCCGGAGGCGGCCCAGGCGGGCCCGGCCCCGGCCACGGCCGAGAGCCCGGCCGCGGTGCCGAGGGACAGGACGGACAGCACGGCGCGGCGCGACGGCTCCATGGACGCACGCTCCCCATGTCGGCGAGATGACCGGG
The nucleotide sequence above comes from Streptomyces sp. TS71-3. Encoded proteins:
- a CDS encoding polysaccharide lyase family 8 super-sandwich domain-containing protein, translating into MEPSRRAVLSVLSLGTAAGLSAVAGAGPAWAASGASRAPGAATGPRGAAAADEAGGDEAAVLANTVAMLAGTEESNARPDVAAKVAAIQKTARDRLALLTPEGDGALFTGVPLGTSDSNLTRSFQYLYEIALATSTPPGPTPPAGDVLYGDEDTRRRVIDGLARLYDEYYGDQSKGYYGNWFNWEIGISQHVSKALVLLRDTLAGYRPDLTATYVAAMDGYLRNGKDGDVDLDSRFHTGANLADITTNRVLQGAVLDDPARISKAVSDQLTVLATVDPYDLKHGVTDGFYADGSFIQHASVAYTGTYGTGLLSRVVQTVKLLDGTGYLGDADPAAVARGWVRDGFAPLIFEGWMMEAVKGRGASRSKSGYGDVATVVEAVVDLSAYSTGTDATALRGYVKHLHATTKAPLDPATFVSPVSIARYADILADASVPAHDLKEASYTAAFHAMERTVHHRPGFAFALARSSERISKYEYMSGENLMPWFQGDGAHYLYLSGQDQTEAYGAAHFAVVPPYRLAGVTAPVETRKTVPELYGTAWYDNPGAGFTSSSESQNTYVYFPRGTNAFSGGATLGDLAAAGLVQSDDVAWAAKQAGELPGDFVAYRNATATKSWFLLDDEIVVLAAGVGDPAGRAVTTTVDSRIAAPGDTLALTGRFADGTPWPGPGAQAAGHSAPLAWLRYANDTRRTAVGYAFLTGPRNRGGAAGHPAPAPTAPPTATLETVTRSLQAVNTTNPATSVTKQVFWLGVEQTAGAPEGTLAYALLPGATEARLRAYAHEPLTVLANTPRLQAVEHTGLGLLAANAFVPGTHRVGRRLTVDGPASVLLREGRDGALSLAVCDPTTHRDTVTITVHGRPLRTVTADDGVGVHRVPGGTRVEVTTRHAYGRSLTATLR